A genomic stretch from Chitinophaga lutea includes:
- the cobA gene encoding uroporphyrinogen-III C-methyltransferase, whose translation MQTTQPKVTLVGAGPGDPDLITVKGLKAIQNARVILYDALSNNELLDNAPQNCLKRFVGKRAGMHVYTQAEINRMIVKYALTYGNVVRLKGGDSFVFGRGQEELAAAQQYGIETEVVPGVSSAISVPGVNKIPVTARNVSEGFWVITGTTQDGKLSRDLEYAIQADTTVVILMGMSKLEEIAAIYSQLGKGQVPAAIIQNGTLPSQKIGVGVAADLAVFAAQQGLRNPAIIVIGEVVRFHEAFQALQSKLAEDYKLAV comes from the coding sequence ATGCAAACAACACAACCGAAAGTGACGCTGGTAGGGGCAGGGCCCGGTGACCCGGACCTGATTACCGTAAAGGGGCTGAAGGCGATCCAGAACGCCCGGGTTATCCTGTACGACGCGCTGAGCAACAATGAGCTGCTGGACAATGCGCCGCAGAACTGTCTGAAAAGATTTGTGGGCAAACGCGCCGGCATGCATGTGTATACCCAGGCGGAAATCAACCGCATGATCGTTAAATATGCGCTCACCTACGGCAATGTGGTGCGCCTGAAAGGCGGTGATTCATTCGTGTTCGGCCGTGGCCAGGAAGAACTGGCTGCCGCACAGCAATACGGCATCGAAACGGAAGTGGTGCCCGGCGTGAGCAGCGCCATCTCCGTGCCCGGCGTCAATAAAATCCCCGTTACCGCGCGTAACGTGAGCGAAGGGTTTTGGGTGATCACCGGCACCACGCAGGACGGTAAACTGTCGCGCGACCTGGAATACGCCATACAGGCGGATACCACGGTGGTGATCCTCATGGGCATGAGCAAGCTGGAGGAGATCGCCGCCATCTATAGCCAGCTGGGCAAAGGCCAGGTACCCGCGGCCATCATCCAGAACGGTACCCTGCCCAGCCAGAAAATAGGCGTAGGGGTGGCGGCTGACCTGGCGGTGTTTGCCGCGCAGCAGGGCCTGCGCAACCCCGCCATCATCGTGATCGGCGAAGTTGTGCGTTTCCATGAGGCATTTCAGGCTTTACAGAGTAAATTAGCGGAAGATTATAAACTGGCCGTTTAA
- a CDS encoding HEPN domain-containing protein has translation MQSFRTELENPIVERDIIELEQKIRLFREGKIADEKFRSLRLARGVYGQRQQGVQMVRIKLPYGKMTLQQWKRISDISDEYATGNLHLTTRQDIQIHYVSLDRTPELWAKLELDDITLREACGNTVRNITASDKAGIDPEEPFDVTPYADAAFRYFLRNPICQDMGRKFKIAFSSSERDTALTFMHDLGVIPKVRVVDGKEVRGFKVLVGGGLGAQPYLAKVAFEFLETDQLIPYIESVLRVFDRHGERASRHKARIKFLIQKIGMEEFERLVKEEYKAVKNKSVPVDYAAWAEPAAPAAGVELPAFTIKNEKQFEAWKKTNTFEQKQKGFFGAYIRVPLGDIGSVTSRALLEKLRPVVADDVRVTVNQGLLLKYVRPEYLPYVFSLLEEAGFSAAGFDSIADITACPGTDTCNLGISSSTGIAAALEGVIHDEFPDLIYNNDIKIKISGCMNSCGQHGLAHIGFHGSSLKSGGKVLPALQVLLGGGTLRDGAGRVSDKVLKVPSRRGPDVLRTLLYDYEANAENKELFNDYYDRKGEKYFYELLKPLADLTSIQDGDFIDWGQAESFSTAIGVGECAGVMIDLIATLLFEAEEKLEWAAQSFANNAWADGIYQAYACMIQTAKSILLDENVNCNTQHGIMSDFDKHFVETGRFPLEGTFRNMVLQINQHEPTESFAKQYYQQAKAFYDRAQQYRAEKQAANVNA, from the coding sequence CAGCAGTGGAAACGTATTTCGGATATTTCCGACGAATATGCAACGGGCAACCTGCACCTGACCACCCGCCAGGATATTCAGATCCACTACGTATCGCTCGACAGAACGCCCGAGCTCTGGGCCAAACTGGAGCTGGACGATATCACGCTCCGCGAAGCCTGCGGTAACACCGTTCGTAATATCACCGCATCAGACAAGGCCGGCATCGATCCGGAAGAACCGTTTGATGTAACGCCATACGCCGACGCGGCTTTCCGGTATTTCCTGCGTAACCCGATCTGCCAGGATATGGGCCGTAAATTCAAGATCGCCTTTTCCAGCAGCGAAAGGGATACGGCCCTGACCTTCATGCACGACCTGGGTGTGATTCCCAAGGTGCGCGTGGTGGACGGTAAAGAAGTGCGCGGCTTCAAAGTGCTCGTGGGCGGCGGTTTGGGCGCACAGCCTTACCTCGCCAAAGTAGCCTTCGAATTCCTGGAAACAGACCAGCTCATCCCCTACATCGAAAGCGTGCTGCGCGTGTTCGACCGCCACGGCGAAAGGGCCAGCCGTCATAAGGCGCGTATCAAATTCCTCATCCAGAAAATCGGCATGGAAGAATTCGAGCGCCTCGTGAAAGAAGAATACAAAGCCGTTAAAAATAAATCCGTGCCGGTGGACTATGCGGCCTGGGCCGAACCTGCCGCTCCCGCGGCCGGTGTGGAACTGCCTGCCTTCACCATCAAAAACGAAAAACAGTTCGAAGCCTGGAAAAAGACCAACACCTTCGAGCAGAAGCAGAAAGGTTTCTTCGGCGCGTACATCCGCGTACCGCTGGGCGACATCGGCTCCGTTACCTCCCGCGCGCTGCTGGAAAAACTGCGCCCCGTGGTGGCAGACGATGTGCGCGTAACGGTGAACCAGGGCCTGCTGCTGAAATATGTGCGCCCCGAATACCTGCCGTACGTGTTCAGCCTGCTGGAAGAAGCCGGCTTCTCCGCCGCAGGTTTCGACAGCATCGCGGACATCACGGCCTGCCCGGGTACAGACACCTGTAACCTCGGTATTTCCAGCAGCACCGGCATCGCCGCCGCACTGGAAGGCGTGATCCACGACGAATTCCCGGACCTCATCTACAACAACGACATTAAAATAAAAATCAGCGGCTGTATGAACTCCTGCGGCCAGCACGGTCTCGCGCACATCGGCTTCCACGGCTCTTCCCTGAAGAGCGGTGGTAAAGTGCTGCCGGCCCTGCAGGTGCTGCTCGGCGGCGGTACGCTGCGCGACGGCGCCGGCCGGGTGTCTGACAAGGTGCTGAAAGTTCCCAGCCGCCGCGGCCCGGACGTACTGCGCACCCTGCTGTACGACTACGAAGCCAACGCGGAAAACAAGGAGCTGTTCAACGACTACTACGACCGCAAAGGCGAAAAATATTTCTACGAACTGCTGAAACCGCTGGCCGACCTGACCAGCATCCAGGACGGTGATTTCATCGACTGGGGCCAGGCCGAATCCTTCAGCACCGCCATCGGTGTAGGGGAATGCGCCGGCGTGATGATCGACCTGATCGCCACCCTGCTGTTCGAAGCGGAAGAAAAACTGGAATGGGCCGCACAGTCGTTCGCCAACAACGCCTGGGCCGACGGTATCTACCAGGCCTATGCCTGCATGATCCAGACCGCCAAGTCCATCCTGCTCGACGAGAACGTGAACTGCAACACGCAGCACGGCATCATGAGCGATTTTGACAAACACTTTGTAGAAACCGGCCGCTTCCCGCTGGAGGGTACTTTCCGTAACATGGTGCTGCAGATCAACCAGCACGAGCCTACCGAAAGCTTCGCCAAACAGTATTACCAGCAGGCCAAGGCATTTTATGACCGCGCGCAGCAGTACCGCGCGGAGAAACAGGCGGCTAACGTGAACGCCTAA